CACAAGCTATTCTCTGGAAACCGCTCTGGAGCGAGGGCGTGCACGATGCCGCCCACCCTCTTAATTGAACTTACTGCTTGCTGTGAGAATTGATGTAGTCCACAGCTTGCTGGACCGTCGTGATTTTCTCAGCTTCTTCGTCTGGTATTTCGGTTTCGAATTCGTCTTCGAGCGCCATCACGAGCTCGACCATGTCGAGCGAGTCGGCACCGAGGTCGTCGAGAAAAGAAGATTCGTTTTTGATCTCGGCTTCGTTAACGCCAAGTTGTTCAGCGACGATCTTCTTGACGCGCTGTTCGATGCTTTCCATGCAGATTCTCCAAGTTGGGAAAAATTCCCGCAAATTATAGCCAATCCATACTATTAAGAGGGATAAGCTATGACAAAAAACGGCGTTCTTGTATGAGGCCCAACGTTATTCTTACAACGCCGGCTCAAGCAATAGGCCCCAAATAATCCCGCAATTTTACCTCAGCC
This genomic interval from Alcaligenes ammonioxydans contains the following:
- the acpP gene encoding acyl carrier protein encodes the protein MESIEQRVKKIVAEQLGVNEAEIKNESSFLDDLGADSLDMVELVMALEDEFETEIPDEEAEKITTVQQAVDYINSHSKQ